One region of Candidatus Bathyarchaeia archaeon genomic DNA includes:
- a CDS encoding 2-oxoacid:ferredoxin oxidoreductase subunit beta — protein sequence MALKLTDYRTPVFVDWCPGCGDFGILSALQMALVDLQLPPSKVAVFSGIGCHAKTPHFVNAYGVHTLHGRTLPFAIGAKLARPDLEVIAVMGDGDGLGIGAGHFVNTGRRNIDMTVLIHDNGVYGLTKGQASPTLKLNLRTKSLPKPNINEGINPIALALAAGYTFIARSYAYDVRHLKDTIKKAIQHHGLAVLIIQQPCPTYNDINTKEWYGGEDRVDPQTGKPTPRLYKLEDTGYDGMVHKPEEAFEKYISALTKAQEWDDKIPMGVFYQNELVSTYEERISKRIPTYMQSPPAKQPISDAEDRPITSIRKMLEELQVTGFETEKKPVTAKA from the coding sequence ATGGCACTTAAACTCACAGATTACCGCACTCCGGTCTTTGTTGATTGGTGCCCAGGCTGCGGAGACTTCGGCATCCTTTCAGCGCTTCAAATGGCGCTGGTTGACTTGCAGTTGCCACCTTCGAAGGTAGCCGTATTTTCAGGAATTGGATGCCACGCCAAAACACCCCACTTCGTTAATGCCTACGGCGTACACACATTGCACGGACGAACACTGCCCTTCGCCATCGGAGCCAAACTAGCCAGACCTGACTTGGAAGTTATCGCTGTCATGGGCGACGGAGACGGCCTCGGCATAGGCGCTGGACACTTTGTCAACACTGGCAGAAGAAACATCGACATGACCGTGCTAATTCACGACAACGGTGTGTACGGTTTGACAAAAGGGCAAGCATCACCCACATTAAAGCTTAACCTACGAACGAAGTCACTTCCGAAACCGAATATAAACGAAGGCATAAACCCGATCGCTTTGGCACTGGCAGCAGGCTACACCTTCATTGCCCGAAGCTACGCTTACGATGTTCGCCATCTAAAAGACACGATCAAAAAGGCAATTCAGCACCATGGTCTAGCCGTCCTCATCATTCAGCAGCCCTGCCCCACCTACAATGATATCAACACCAAAGAATGGTACGGAGGCGAAGACCGCGTCGACCCGCAGACCGGCAAACCCACGCCCAGACTATACAAGCTTGAAGACACGGGCTACGATGGAATGGTGCATAAACCAGAAGAAGCCTTCGAAAAGTACATCTCAGCGTTGACCAAGGCACAGGAATGGGATGACAAGATACCAATGGGCGTTTTCTACCAAAACGAGCTGGTGTCCACCTACGAAGAAAGGATATCCAAACGAATCCCGACATACATGCAAAGTCCACCTGCAAAGCAACCCATCAGCGACGCCGAAGACAGACCTATTACAAGCATAAGAAAAATGCTCGAAGAACTCCAAGTAACAGGCTTCGAAACTGAGAAGAAACCGGTCACCGCAAAAGCCTGA
- a CDS encoding radical SAM protein, producing MTTVTLVYPFFRPSPDKSIFRFPPLGPAYIVSYLRHHGVSASLVDCTFLTENEAVDRVRNSEPKIVGIYSMFSMKTPALRMARLLRDHCQMLVAGGPLPTLRPEDFMEEFDIAGVGEGEKTMLELAEAVEGGRSLSTIKGIVYKKERASESSIVHMSARAFIQHLDGLPFPARDQFDNDAYMKHYKEKFGYTVTSVITSRGCPFQCDFCSRAVFGHKFRTRSAANVVNEMEDVKSLGYERIWFSDDCFTLNKKRLLSICDELIRRRLDIEWECLSRVDTIDMETAQKMKRAGCVRVFFGLESGNDAVLKLMHKRASVKEAKRAVLTSKTAGIKVGAFFIVGYPGETDETILDTLRFASSLPLDYLSFSVPYPIPGTSLYDRVKDSIEFEDLNQPKHLSVTDHKLIYRSSFSEAKLKLAIVKGSAQFKLRKKLGDRGYRFLGAPLEHLTDYAFRLLR from the coding sequence ATGACTACTGTCACGTTGGTGTATCCTTTTTTTCGTCCAAGCCCTGACAAGTCGATTTTCAGGTTTCCTCCCTTAGGTCCGGCATATATTGTGTCGTATCTTAGACACCACGGAGTCTCAGCTAGTCTTGTTGACTGCACGTTCCTTACAGAGAATGAAGCTGTTGATCGTGTACGAAACTCAGAGCCGAAGATTGTTGGCATTTACTCCATGTTTTCAATGAAGACTCCGGCGTTGCGTATGGCCAGACTTCTGAGGGATCACTGTCAGATGCTTGTGGCTGGTGGTCCTCTTCCAACTCTTCGCCCAGAAGACTTCATGGAGGAATTTGACATTGCCGGAGTCGGCGAGGGTGAGAAAACTATGCTAGAGTTAGCTGAAGCAGTTGAGGGGGGTCGTTCTCTTTCAACTATCAAGGGAATTGTCTACAAGAAAGAAAGAGCCAGCGAAAGCAGCATTGTGCACATGTCAGCAAGAGCGTTCATTCAACACTTGGATGGGCTTCCCTTTCCAGCTAGGGACCAGTTTGACAACGACGCTTATATGAAACACTACAAGGAGAAATTCGGCTACACTGTAACATCGGTAATAACTTCTCGCGGCTGCCCTTTTCAATGCGACTTCTGCAGCAGAGCTGTTTTTGGACACAAATTCAGGACACGATCCGCGGCGAACGTTGTTAACGAGATGGAAGATGTAAAGTCGCTCGGCTATGAGCGAATATGGTTCTCCGATGACTGTTTTACTCTCAACAAGAAGCGGTTGCTGAGCATATGCGACGAATTAATTCGCCGCCGATTGGACATCGAGTGGGAATGCTTGTCAAGAGTTGACACAATAGACATGGAAACAGCGCAGAAGATGAAACGTGCTGGCTGCGTCCGCGTGTTCTTCGGACTTGAATCTGGAAATGACGCTGTGTTGAAGCTGATGCATAAGCGGGCCTCAGTCAAGGAAGCAAAAAGGGCGGTGCTGACATCAAAGACCGCAGGAATAAAAGTTGGAGCCTTCTTCATAGTCGGCTACCCAGGGGAAACCGACGAGACAATTCTGGATACTTTACGTTTTGCTTCTTCTTTACCCCTGGACTATCTGTCATTCAGCGTGCCCTACCCTATCCCGGGTACATCTCTTTACGATAGGGTGAAAGACAGCATTGAATTTGAAGATCTAAATCAGCCAAAGCATCTAAGCGTGACCGATCACAAATTGATCTACAGATCTTCTTTTTCCGAGGCAAAGTTGAAGTTGGCGATTGTTAAGGGTTCGGCGCAGTTTAAACTGAGAAAAAAGTTAGGCGATAGAGGCTACAGGTTTCTTGGGGCGCCTCTTGAGCATTTGACAGATTATGCTTTCAGGCTTTTGCGGTGA
- a CDS encoding GNAT family N-acetyltransferase translates to MNTWILNIEDCFGNLYSSRRLLFAESSPWRPKPLHMQKETQGVQTVYRLTDNELGEVLGEAVVSECEGGIRLHGIFVKPEHRGRGHARSLMEAVLSLDQTKTVTLCTGLGNIAFFKLFGFEVTETGESLVTMQKPS, encoded by the coding sequence GTGAACACATGGATTTTGAATATAGAAGACTGTTTCGGAAACCTTTATAGCAGTCGGAGGCTTCTGTTTGCCGAATCTTCGCCATGGAGACCCAAGCCTTTGCACATGCAGAAAGAGACTCAGGGCGTGCAAACCGTGTACAGATTGACCGACAATGAGCTAGGCGAGGTGCTAGGCGAAGCCGTAGTCTCTGAATGCGAAGGCGGAATTCGATTGCATGGCATATTCGTGAAGCCAGAGCACAGGGGAAGAGGCCACGCACGCAGCTTGATGGAAGCCGTGCTCAGCCTAGACCAAACCAAGACAGTAACACTGTGCACCGGGCTTGGCAACATAGCCTTCTTCAAACTGTTCGGTTTTGAAGTGACCGAGACTGGCGAAAGCCTAGTCACAATGCAGAAGCCATCTTAA
- a CDS encoding Lrp/AsnC family transcriptional regulator: MKERVRDIALRVLSELMINGRISDRALAKKIGVSQPTVSRIRTKLEKEGYIREYTAMPDLAKLGYELLALTFVKIKNVSDEKTELARKVVEESFGKGPFNVVMFERGTGLAYDGMLVSYHEDYSSYVALVKYLKQTEFLEVDKIEHYLISLRDPVRYRPLTFKTLAKHILTRGKASEKDAR; encoded by the coding sequence ATGAAAGAAAGAGTTAGGGATATTGCGCTGAGGGTTCTCTCCGAACTTATGATTAATGGGCGGATAAGCGATAGGGCGCTTGCCAAGAAGATCGGTGTCTCTCAACCCACAGTAAGCAGAATCAGGACGAAACTGGAGAAAGAGGGATACATTAGGGAATATACGGCTATGCCTGATCTTGCCAAACTTGGATACGAGCTTCTTGCATTGACTTTCGTCAAAATCAAGAATGTATCAGATGAGAAGACTGAGTTAGCCAGAAAGGTGGTTGAGGAAAGCTTTGGGAAAGGTCCCTTCAACGTTGTTATGTTTGAACGAGGAACTGGCTTAGCTTATGATGGAATGCTCGTTTCATATCACGAAGACTATTCGTCCTACGTGGCGTTAGTTAAATATTTGAAGCAAACTGAGTTCTTGGAAGTTGACAAAATCGAACACTACCTCATAAGTCTTCGGGACCCAGTTCGCTACAGGCCTTTGACTTTCAAAACCTTGGCTAAGCACATATTGACACGTGGGAAAGCCTCGGAGAAGGATGCAAGATGA
- a CDS encoding MFS transporter, protein MASPESSPTETRRFMAVFSAASFLNDFGSDMLYPIWPLFVIGFPGVNMAILGFIDGLGDAIVSISQAGSGYLSDKIGKRKVFVWLGYLFGGTSRLGYALSRVISAWQYLIPFRVLDRSGKMRGAPRDAIIADVSTNQNRGRNFGLLRAMDNLGAVFGIVTCLILVSLYGLEFLPNLLLIASVPSLIGATLVFVFIKDRKTNKIFKGLSLKDFSFNFRLFLFLSAVFSLGSFSYSFLLIYVGSRSLETPFLPLFTIQILLYLLFTVVASIASLPFGWLADKMGRKTVLLFSFVFWAVVCFGFPYATSLITFAALFALYGLHKGAIEPSQKALVSELSPTQYRASTLGAFQMTTGLFALPASFVAGLLWVTVSNFAPFYLSLVLTATASLLLLFVKESSRSSK, encoded by the coding sequence ATGGCATCGCCAGAATCAAGCCCAACTGAAACTCGAAGATTCATGGCGGTATTCTCTGCAGCGTCGTTCCTAAACGACTTCGGCTCAGACATGCTCTACCCGATCTGGCCACTGTTCGTAATCGGCTTCCCCGGAGTAAACATGGCGATCCTTGGCTTCATCGACGGCCTAGGCGACGCCATTGTCTCAATTTCTCAAGCGGGCTCAGGCTACTTATCTGACAAGATTGGGAAGAGGAAAGTGTTTGTGTGGCTAGGCTACTTGTTCGGAGGAACCAGCCGCCTCGGATACGCCCTATCCAGAGTGATCAGTGCGTGGCAGTATCTGATTCCGTTTCGCGTCTTAGACAGGTCAGGGAAAATGCGCGGCGCGCCCAGAGACGCCATAATCGCCGACGTCTCCACAAACCAAAATAGAGGACGAAACTTCGGCTTACTCAGAGCAATGGACAATTTAGGCGCAGTCTTCGGCATAGTAACATGTCTCATCCTAGTGAGCCTTTACGGCCTGGAATTCCTGCCAAACCTGCTCCTGATCGCTTCAGTGCCGTCTCTCATCGGCGCCACACTCGTGTTCGTATTCATCAAGGACAGGAAGACCAACAAGATCTTCAAGGGACTATCACTGAAGGACTTCAGTTTCAATTTCAGACTCTTCCTATTCTTGAGCGCTGTTTTTTCGCTTGGCTCATTCAGCTACTCATTTCTTCTAATCTATGTTGGAAGCCGCAGCTTGGAAACACCGTTTCTACCGTTATTCACTATCCAAATTCTGCTCTATCTACTGTTTACTGTGGTAGCCTCAATTGCCTCCCTGCCTTTTGGATGGCTAGCAGACAAAATGGGCAGAAAAACTGTGTTACTCTTTTCTTTCGTTTTCTGGGCTGTAGTTTGCTTCGGCTTTCCCTATGCGACATCGCTCATCACTTTTGCAGCGTTGTTTGCGCTCTACGGCTTACACAAAGGCGCAATTGAACCGTCGCAGAAAGCCTTGGTTTCTGAACTGTCGCCTACTCAATACCGAGCAAGTACTTTGGGCGCTTTTCAGATGACCACTGGTTTGTTTGCACTTCCTGCCTCGTTCGTGGCAGGCTTGCTGTGGGTTACCGTCAGCAATTTTGCTCCGTTCTACCTCTCCTTAGTTCTAACAGCAACTGCAAGTCTCTTACTCTTGTTCGTTAAGGAAAGCAGTAGATCCTCAAAATGA
- a CDS encoding (Fe-S)-binding protein translates to MAPRNIAKYKEDAYNCLHCRLCTFTWAWPNQKGVWPKGSFQATCPSGEKYKFEAFFGGGRSWLARAVLEGKVDIKDPAILDVIFACPTCGSCQQQCTLEEPEVGYRHRIMNLIEAMRADAVQAGVGPLGKHKVFGESIGKEHNPYLGQHKDRLSWLPPDVKLPEKSETVYYVGCTSSYREKQLAKSTVEVFRKIGLDFTIMQDEWCCTSPLLRTGQWETGWVSAKDVAQHNVKEAEKLGAKTIVTTCSGCYRAWKKDYMEEYEDILGAKHGFEILHTTQLLERLLKEGKLKPTKEVKMRVTYHDPCHLGRHMGVYDAPRALLQAIPGIELVEMPRNRENAWCCGAGGGVKSGYPEWAVEIASERVKEAEDLGVEATVSTCPFCERNLTDAMTKCGSKLKIYDVTELLNLSLE, encoded by the coding sequence ATGGCGCCTCGAAATATTGCGAAGTATAAGGAAGATGCCTACAACTGCTTGCATTGCCGTCTCTGTACTTTCACGTGGGCTTGGCCGAATCAGAAAGGCGTCTGGCCGAAGGGCAGTTTTCAAGCTACGTGTCCATCCGGTGAGAAGTACAAGTTTGAAGCATTTTTTGGGGGCGGCAGATCATGGCTGGCTAGGGCAGTGTTAGAGGGCAAGGTTGACATTAAGGATCCAGCGATTCTTGATGTTATCTTTGCGTGTCCAACGTGTGGTAGTTGTCAGCAGCAGTGCACGTTGGAGGAGCCTGAAGTTGGCTACCGGCATCGCATCATGAATCTGATTGAGGCTATGAGAGCTGACGCTGTGCAGGCTGGAGTCGGTCCTCTAGGCAAGCACAAGGTTTTTGGAGAGTCCATCGGCAAGGAGCACAACCCGTATTTGGGGCAGCATAAGGATCGGCTGAGCTGGTTGCCACCAGACGTCAAATTGCCAGAGAAGTCAGAGACGGTTTACTATGTGGGTTGCACTTCGTCTTATCGGGAGAAGCAGCTGGCAAAATCCACGGTTGAAGTGTTCAGGAAGATAGGTTTGGACTTCACAATAATGCAGGATGAGTGGTGTTGCACGTCGCCGCTTCTGCGCACGGGACAGTGGGAAACAGGCTGGGTTTCAGCTAAAGACGTGGCTCAGCATAACGTCAAAGAAGCAGAGAAACTGGGAGCGAAGACAATTGTTACAACGTGCTCGGGCTGCTACCGCGCTTGGAAGAAAGACTACATGGAAGAGTACGAGGATATTTTAGGCGCGAAGCACGGCTTCGAAATCTTGCACACGACGCAGTTGCTTGAACGCCTGCTGAAAGAGGGAAAACTGAAGCCGACTAAAGAGGTTAAGATGCGGGTGACGTATCATGATCCGTGCCATCTTGGACGCCACATGGGCGTTTATGATGCGCCTCGAGCGTTGCTTCAAGCTATTCCAGGCATAGAGCTGGTTGAGATGCCGCGTAACAGAGAGAACGCGTGGTGTTGCGGTGCAGGCGGGGGCGTCAAATCGGGCTATCCAGAGTGGGCGGTGGAGATCGCATCTGAGCGCGTGAAGGAAGCTGAAGATTTAGGCGTTGAAGCCACAGTTTCAACGTGTCCTTTCTGTGAGCGCAACCTAACCGATGCTATGACGAAATGCGGCTCTAAGCTGAAAATATACGATGTGACGGAGCTGTTGAATC
- a CDS encoding 2-oxoacid:ferredoxin oxidoreductase subunit alpha: MKDELVWMAGGPQGSGVDSAANIFGRACCYGGLHVYGKREYHSNIKGLHSYFHIRVSKKEVVADVDRVDLLCAFDAESVVRHIWEVAPGGGVICDAEALSTRIFDIPTWPQPFIDEFRRTLDAKGIKPETVGDLLKEAAKSNVRTYAVPYMDLLKEVASEVGEEKLSRLTRMINVLALGASFGLISFDKAPVEKAIRMIFGDKPKIISMNLLALNKVYEYATQKFDDFGLKLEAVPTHEKRIFLQGTQAAALGKLVGGCRLQTYYPITPAADESEYLEENENLQLEQSGVGQAGGSILIMQTEDEISAINMASGAALTGVRAATATSGPGFSLMVEGLGWAGNSEVPVVVTYYQRGAPATGLPTRHGQGDLRFALHAAHGEFPRIILSSGDIEECFYDAARAFNYAERYQTPVIHLIDKALANSNKSCKVFDQSLIKIERGQLLAEADVQGKEYKRYLITESGVSDRLPLGTPNIVFWNTGDEHDELGHISEEPVMRARMYEKRMRKLETADKEIPVHERVSLFGDAEATTTVVSWGSPKGAVLEAMERLRQEGYKMSFLQVRMPHPLPKEYIAEGLNKAKKKIMVEGNYTAQLAGIIAENTGINMDYFVLKWNGRPMSSDEVYEALKLIMQDKAPKRQVLTNGT, encoded by the coding sequence TTGAAGGACGAGTTAGTATGGATGGCGGGTGGACCGCAGGGAAGCGGCGTTGACTCTGCAGCTAATATTTTTGGCAGAGCGTGTTGTTACGGTGGACTCCATGTTTATGGAAAAAGGGAATACCATAGCAACATCAAAGGGTTGCACAGTTACTTCCACATTAGAGTTTCTAAGAAAGAAGTCGTGGCTGATGTCGACCGTGTTGATTTGCTTTGCGCTTTTGACGCTGAAAGCGTTGTTCGCCATATTTGGGAGGTAGCACCCGGCGGAGGCGTAATCTGTGATGCAGAAGCGTTGAGCACAAGGATATTTGATATACCAACATGGCCTCAGCCATTTATAGATGAATTCAGGAGAACTCTCGACGCAAAGGGCATTAAACCTGAAACAGTGGGCGACCTTCTCAAAGAAGCTGCAAAAAGCAATGTGCGCACTTACGCGGTTCCGTATATGGATTTGCTGAAGGAAGTCGCCTCAGAAGTTGGGGAGGAGAAACTTAGCAGACTAACGCGCATGATAAACGTTCTCGCCTTAGGCGCATCTTTCGGATTGATCAGCTTCGACAAAGCACCCGTTGAGAAAGCTATCAGAATGATATTCGGCGACAAACCAAAAATAATCTCGATGAACTTGCTAGCCTTGAACAAGGTCTACGAATACGCCACACAGAAGTTTGATGACTTCGGGCTCAAACTGGAAGCAGTTCCTACTCACGAGAAGCGCATTTTCTTACAGGGCACTCAGGCTGCTGCCTTAGGCAAGCTTGTAGGCGGCTGTCGACTGCAAACATATTATCCTATTACGCCCGCAGCTGATGAAAGCGAATACTTGGAAGAAAACGAAAACCTTCAACTTGAACAGTCTGGGGTTGGACAGGCAGGCGGCTCGATACTAATAATGCAGACAGAAGATGAAATTTCAGCCATCAACATGGCGTCAGGCGCAGCTTTAACAGGCGTTAGGGCTGCAACAGCCACCTCTGGTCCAGGCTTTTCGTTGATGGTTGAAGGGCTGGGCTGGGCTGGCAACAGCGAGGTCCCGGTTGTAGTCACATACTATCAGCGAGGCGCTCCAGCAACAGGTTTGCCTACTCGCCATGGACAAGGTGACCTTCGATTTGCACTTCATGCGGCTCACGGCGAATTCCCGCGCATCATTTTGAGTTCAGGAGACATCGAGGAATGCTTCTATGACGCTGCGCGAGCCTTCAACTACGCCGAACGCTACCAGACACCTGTCATACACTTGATTGACAAAGCTTTGGCTAACAGTAACAAGAGCTGCAAAGTGTTCGACCAGAGCCTTATCAAGATAGAGCGAGGGCAACTGCTCGCCGAAGCCGACGTTCAAGGAAAAGAGTACAAGAGGTATCTGATTACAGAGTCAGGCGTGTCTGACAGGTTGCCGCTGGGGACTCCAAACATAGTCTTCTGGAACACAGGCGACGAACATGACGAACTCGGGCATATCAGTGAAGAGCCAGTGATGAGAGCCCGCATGTACGAAAAACGCATGAGAAAACTGGAAACCGCAGACAAAGAGATTCCTGTGCATGAGCGAGTCAGCCTCTTCGGAGACGCAGAAGCAACTACGACCGTCGTTAGCTGGGGTTCACCCAAAGGCGCAGTATTAGAAGCTATGGAAAGATTGCGTCAAGAAGGATACAAAATGAGTTTCCTCCAAGTGCGCATGCCTCACCCATTGCCCAAAGAATACATTGCTGAAGGGCTGAATAAAGCCAAGAAAAAAATCATGGTTGAAGGCAATTACACCGCTCAGTTGGCTGGCATCATCGCAGAAAACACCGGCATAAACATGGATTATTTTGTGCTCAAGTGGAACGGCAGACCAATGTCCAGCGACGAGGTGTACGAGGCTCTGAAGCTAATTATGCAGGATAAAGCGCCCAAAAGGCAGGTGCTAACTAATGGCACTTAA
- the fen gene encoding flap endonuclease-1 encodes MGVNLTPIIVKTVLRLDDLRGRSFAVDANNYLYQFLSLIRMPDGTPLQDSHGNITSHLTGLMFRSTRLMHDYDMRLIFVFDGLPPKLKHNEIVKRRKMREKATIEWQDALKKGDYATAFSKAVMTSRLTQPLVEDAKHLLSLLGIPFVQAPSEAEAQTADMAMKGDVWAASSKDYDSLLFGAPRLLRYLTISGREFLPSKGISRPLKPELIELDKFLGGYGINREQLIDAALLIGTDFNAGVKGIGPKTALSLIQKHGTIEHLPDDIKLKLNEQNYQAARSFFQQPEVTSDYDLKYTEMDEHGLHKFLCEQRDFSPSRVETVIQRMKAFYTRKRQADLREWFKTSQPKNLIFGGSTGN; translated from the coding sequence TTGGGAGTCAATCTCACGCCGATTATCGTTAAGACAGTGCTCAGATTGGATGATTTGAGAGGCAGAAGCTTCGCAGTTGACGCCAACAACTACCTCTACCAGTTCTTATCGTTGATCCGCATGCCGGATGGCACGCCTCTGCAGGATTCGCATGGCAACATCACATCGCATTTAACGGGACTCATGTTTCGTTCAACTCGCCTCATGCACGACTACGACATGCGGTTAATCTTCGTTTTCGACGGGCTTCCGCCCAAACTTAAGCACAACGAAATCGTGAAACGCCGCAAGATGCGAGAAAAGGCAACTATTGAATGGCAGGACGCGCTGAAAAAAGGCGACTATGCAACAGCCTTCTCCAAGGCAGTTATGACAAGCCGTCTAACTCAGCCACTAGTCGAAGATGCCAAACACCTGCTATCGCTGCTGGGCATACCATTTGTGCAAGCCCCAAGCGAAGCCGAAGCGCAAACTGCAGACATGGCGATGAAAGGTGACGTCTGGGCCGCAAGTAGCAAAGACTACGATTCACTCTTGTTTGGCGCGCCACGCCTACTACGGTACTTGACCATCTCAGGTCGCGAGTTCCTCCCAAGCAAGGGCATAAGCCGCCCCTTGAAACCCGAACTCATTGAACTCGACAAGTTTCTAGGCGGCTATGGCATAAACCGTGAACAACTCATCGACGCTGCGCTTCTAATCGGCACTGACTTTAACGCAGGAGTCAAAGGCATCGGACCCAAGACGGCTCTGAGCCTAATCCAAAAACACGGCACCATAGAGCACCTTCCAGATGACATCAAACTGAAGCTAAATGAACAGAACTACCAAGCTGCCCGAAGCTTCTTCCAGCAACCAGAGGTCACCTCGGACTACGATTTGAAATACACTGAAATGGACGAACACGGGTTGCACAAGTTTCTCTGCGAACAAAGAGACTTTTCACCAAGCCGAGTCGAAACAGTAATTCAAAGAATGAAAGCATTCTACACGAGGAAAAGGCAAGCAGACCTGAGAGAGTGGTTCAAGACAAGTCAGCCTAAGAACTTGATTTTTGGCGGCTCCACCGGGAATTAA
- a CDS encoding FAD-binding oxidoreductase, whose translation MDPSIVKALVDVVGTENVSDANPVMQAYVTRAIMDVSSQAPAVVVRPKNVEEIQQILKLANQRRIPVVPHSGGLSGGEATPTVENAILIDLRRMNQIIEVNVNARYIVVEPGVTSAQAWKHMQDNYPDYRPGVPDGAPPSATIVGDHLDRGFHFMSTKYGPAADAVLGLEVVLPTGEVVRTGAGALPASKWFYKWMFGPDLTGLFLGAQGTLGVVTKMAVKIYPLPKFRDVMAFGASSWNYLIEPCLEVLKTELVDLAQGGNYTLATTRRARYQWPPAPKPKFLPNVWMNFELGADSPEQLSHIKERIIEILRKHQQNYGEQNLFEWKLDMKNIIARLTKPNRISVPYAGHKGGGLLFITWYMPWQESGKFCEAAEKLMESYKVSPVVWLAAVDHGRQALVMPIVLFDPKEPEEFKTVEELDRKMTEEFLGMGGIPYRPNLKIHAPMAMAKAEGYFDLLKKVKRALDPNGIMHPGRLGLLASGEELK comes from the coding sequence ATGGATCCGAGCATTGTTAAAGCCTTAGTCGACGTTGTGGGCACAGAGAATGTTTCTGACGCCAATCCCGTTATGCAAGCTTATGTGACTCGAGCCATAATGGACGTGAGTTCGCAGGCGCCTGCGGTTGTGGTCCGCCCGAAAAACGTTGAGGAAATCCAGCAGATTCTTAAACTTGCCAATCAGCGTAGGATTCCTGTGGTGCCTCACTCGGGCGGCTTAAGCGGAGGCGAAGCCACACCAACGGTTGAAAACGCGATTCTGATCGATCTTAGACGCATGAACCAAATCATCGAAGTCAACGTCAACGCTCGTTACATTGTTGTGGAGCCAGGCGTAACGAGTGCTCAAGCTTGGAAGCACATGCAAGATAATTATCCTGATTATCGACCCGGTGTTCCTGATGGGGCGCCACCTTCAGCCACTATTGTGGGCGATCATCTTGACCGAGGCTTTCACTTCATGTCCACGAAGTATGGGCCTGCGGCAGACGCTGTACTCGGTTTAGAAGTTGTTCTGCCGACCGGTGAAGTGGTGCGCACAGGCGCTGGGGCTTTGCCCGCATCCAAGTGGTTTTATAAGTGGATGTTTGGTCCCGACTTGACCGGCTTGTTCCTAGGGGCACAGGGCACACTGGGCGTTGTCACGAAGATGGCTGTGAAGATTTATCCGTTGCCCAAGTTCAGGGATGTTATGGCTTTTGGCGCCAGCAGCTGGAACTACTTGATCGAACCGTGCCTCGAGGTTTTGAAGACTGAGCTGGTGGATTTGGCGCAGGGAGGCAACTACACTTTGGCAACTACTCGCAGGGCGAGGTATCAGTGGCCGCCAGCGCCGAAGCCGAAGTTCCTGCCCAACGTGTGGATGAATTTTGAGTTAGGTGCCGACTCACCTGAGCAGCTGAGCCACATCAAAGAGAGGATTATTGAGATCCTCAGAAAACATCAGCAGAACTATGGAGAGCAGAACCTGTTTGAGTGGAAGCTGGACATGAAGAATATTATTGCTCGGTTGACTAAGCCGAACAGGATTTCTGTGCCATATGCAGGGCATAAAGGCGGCGGCTTACTCTTCATTACTTGGTACATGCCGTGGCAGGAGTCGGGCAAATTCTGTGAGGCAGCTGAGAAGCTGATGGAGAGCTACAAGGTTTCGCCTGTTGTTTGGTTGGCTGCGGTTGACCACGGGCGTCAAGCCTTAGTCATGCCCATTGTGCTGTTTGATCCCAAAGAGCCTGAGGAGTTCAAGACGGTTGAGGAACTTGATCGAAAGATGACTGAGGAGTTTTTGGGCATGGGTGGCATTCCATACCGTCCTAACTTGAAGATTCATGCGCCTATGGCTATGGCTAAGGCTGAAGGTTACTTTGACTTGCTCAAGAAGGTTAAGCGGGCGCTTGATCCCAACGGCATTATGCATCCTGGCAGGCTTGGGCTTCTTGCGTCTGGGGAGGAGTTGAAGTAG